One genomic window of Quercus robur chromosome 6, dhQueRobu3.1, whole genome shotgun sequence includes the following:
- the LOC126688662 gene encoding early nodulin-75-like, producing the protein MSSKYLLVLLLGVVLLSLTTSTLADIKKPPVKSPPPHKPPSLEETLDDKPPPKHKPPTPLDKEEKPFPGQKPPSPFEKPPKGKGEKPPPEHMPPKEHFPGHPPLEDAKDSYEPTAEKKPLPTPTK; encoded by the coding sequence ATGTCCTCCAAGTACTTGTTAGTGTTACTTCTTGGAGTGGTGCTTCTTAGTCTCACCACTTCCACTCTTGCTGATATAAAAAAACCTCCAGTTAAAAGCCCCCCACCTCACAAGCCACCTTCCCTTGAGGAGACCTTAGATGACAAGCCACCCCCGAAACACAAGCCACCAACCCCACTCGATAAGGAAGAGAAGCCATTCCCTGGACAAAAGCCACCAAGCCCTTTCGAGAAACCTCCAAAAGGTAAGGGAGAGAAGCCACCACCAGAACACATGCCACCAAAAGAGCATTTCCCAGGACACCCTCCGCTAGAGGATGCCAAAGACTCGTACGAGCCGACCGCTGAGAAGAAGCCACTTCCTACTCCAACAAAGTAG
- the LOC126688656 gene encoding uncharacterized protein LOC126688656 isoform X3: protein MDLLRDSSDSQHQDADFDLSDDIVLAAYLAGCACLAYVDTYMTKVPLHTNIQTGFEWVQYILTGHDKKCQRNFRMSSYVFRQLCNTLRQYGYYGTRNVCLEESLAMTLMVLGHAGGNRMVQERFQRSGETVHRHVKTVVTLLATVMAPDIIQPTDRTFRDVPEHIQHSHRYWPHFKDCIGAIDGVHVPVVVGENEQLPYYSRKGTTTTNCMCACDFDMKFTFACVGWEGSAHDTRIFSSCLNDDRKYYLVDSGYPMRRGFLAPYKGERYHIGEFRPSEVLHRPEERFNYLHSSLRSVIERTFGVWKNKWEILRHMPPFKMRTQNLIIVATMVLHNFVRAHEINNDDSCSRSIGGISFGNERGYYDVVAEAVSVLDEPEMKQVRMDITASICADDD from the exons ATGGATTTGCTAAGAGACTCATCTGATTCCCAGCACCA GGACGCAGACTTCGACCTGAGTGATGACATTGTCCTCGCAGCATATCTAGCTGGGTGTGCATGTCTAGCTTACGTGGATACCTACATGACCAAagtaccattgcatactaataTACAAACAGGCTTCGAATGGGTACAGTATATTTTAACTGGACATGATAAGAAATGTCAAAGAAATTTTAGAATGTCAAGCTATGTGTTTAGACAATTGTGTAATACACTGCGTCAGTATGGATATTACGGTACCAGAAATGTTTGCTTGGAAGAGTCTCTGGCAATGACATTGATGGTACTTGGTCATGCTGGGGGTAACAGAATGGTACAGGAAAGATTTCAGCGCTCCGGTGAGACAGTGCATCGACACGTGAAGACAGTAGTTACATTGTTAGCCACCGTTATGGCACCAGACATTATCCAGCCTACTGATCGTACATTTCGAGATGTGCCAGAACATATTCAACATTCACATCGATATTGGCCACATTTCAAG GATTGCATTGGTGCAATTGATGGGGTCCATGTCCCCGTCGTCGTTGGTGAGAATGAGCAGCTCCCATACTATAGCAGGAAGGGGACCACCACAACAAATTGCATGTGCGCATGTGACTTTGACATGAAGTTCACATTTGCATGCGTTGGATGGGAAGGGTCAGCGCATGACACGAGGATTTTTTCAAGCTGCCTCAATGATGACA GAAAGTATTATCTGGTTGATTCAGGATACCCTATGAGAAGAGGGTTCCTTGCACCATATAAAGGGGAGAGGTACCACATTGGAGAATTTCGACCTTCTGAAGTGTTGCATCGTCCAGAGGAGAGATTTAATTATCTCCATTCATCACTCCGTTCGGTCATAGAACGAACTTTTGGAGTTTGGAAGAATAAATGGGAAATTTTGAGACATATGCCACCCTTTAAGATGCGCACTCAAAACTTGATCATTGTTGCTACAATGGTTCTTCACAATTTCGTTAGAGCACATGAGATAAACAATGACGATTCATGTTCCAGATCTATAGGGGGCATATCATTTGGTAATGAGAGAGGTTATTATGATGTCGTGGCAGAAGCAGTCTCAGTCTTGGATGAACCTGAGATGAAACAGGTTCGTATGGATATCACAGCATCGATATGTGCGGACGATGACTGA
- the LOC126688660 gene encoding uncharacterized protein LOC126688660 isoform X1 codes for MFEGKVLGNDLVEEERELSKSSTNKAPILFRLWHHVREEAAKGNGVAINLFARRLVTSCHGIPLGGIGVFASAFSGFRRKLFDLNVDDKYLWAQALTGLQTSINSEIRNLYSTGRFTVLKELEAVNTSVKKLYPMIQDGVDFQRD; via the exons ATGTTTGAGGGGAAGGTGTTGGGAAATGATCTCGTTGAAGAAGAGAGGGAACTTTCTAAGTCTTCAACTAATAAG GCTCCAATATTATTTCGTCTGTGGCACCATGTCCGAGAAGAGGCTGCTAAAGGAAAT GGGGTTGCTATCAATCTATTTGCTAGACGCCTTGTAACTTCTTGTCATGGCATTCCCTTAGGTGGTATAGG TGTCTTTGCTTCAGCCTTCTCCGGTTTTCGAAGAAAGTTGTTTGATTTGAATGTTGATGACAAATATTTGTGGGCACAAGCTTTGACCGGTTTGCAAACTAGCATTAATAGCGAAATTAGAAATTTATATTCAACTGGAAGATTTACAGTTTTGAAAGAGCTCGAAGCAGTTAATACAAGTGTAAAGAAATTGTATCCCATGATCCAAGATGGTGTGGACTTTCAGAGGGACTAG
- the LOC126688656 gene encoding L10-interacting MYB domain-containing protein-like isoform X4, translating to MVKQKKSVEGGSNDERADWKDLLELEAFCRFCAVQVMEGQRNATGFLSKVGVNEVIRQLGEMGKVVTSLQIKNKWDHLRKRWKIYNKCLDKETGLGYDPATGRFDATDEWWNRKIAACPDAKTFKTKGLPNRDLMNIMFGGTVATGKKSFCTSGPIPTETTEGSGDSDDNVEFIDPQCEPVVNVDAMEVEGPSSSRAGPAVNKGKGLATSVHIFKPISKKPKKKRSTAQEMSDSLKSISNVIVERSSLSARTPSAPTATAQVKAILDMVLSLPGVYLGHYLYMFSTIYFMEKESARHMFEAIPNKELQLKWLEKEYQRHPDYHFE from the exons GTTAAGCAGAAGAAATCTGTTGAGGGTGGTAGTAATGATGAAAGAGCTGACTGGAAAGACCTTCTGGAACTAGAAGCTTTTTGTCGGTTCTGTGCTGTTCAAGTCATGGAGGGCCAGAGGAATGCCACTGGATTTTTGTCCAAAGTTGGGGTTAATGAAGTGATTCGGCAGTTGGGTGAGATGGGAAAAGTGGTGACTTCTttgcaaataaaaaacaaatgggATCATCTAAGAAAAAGGTGGAAGATTTATAACAAGTGTTTGGATAAGGAGACTGGGTTGGGATATGATCCTGCAACTGGGAGGTTTGATGCAACGGATGAGTGGTGGAACCGAAAAATTGCG GCATGTCCCGATGCAAAAACGTTTAAAACGAAGGGTTTGCCGAATCGTGACCTCATGAACATCATGTTTGGAGGCACAGTTGCAACGGGGAAAAAGTCATTTTGTACAAGTGGTCCAATACCAACGGAAACCACCGAAGGGTCTGGGGACTCCGATGATAACGTAGAATTTATTGACCCCCAATGTGAACCCGTTGTGAATGTTGACGCAATGGAGGTTGAAGGTCCATCATCGTCGAGGGCAGGACCGGCAGTGAATAAGGGGAAAGGCTTGGCAACCAGTGTCCACATCTTCAAACCAATttccaagaaaccaaaaaagaagcGTTCAACTGCGCAAGAGATGTCTGACTCTTTGAAGAGCATCTCAAATGTCATTGTTGAAAGATCTAGTCTAAGTGCCCGTACACCATCTGCTCCTACAGCAACTGCTCAGGTTAAAGCAATCCTGGATATGGTGTTGAGTCTTCCCGGGGTGTACTTGGGTCATTACCTTTATATGTTCAGCACCATCTATTTCATGGAAAAAGAGTCGGCTAGGCATATGTTTGAAGCTATACCAAACAAGGAGCTCCAGCTGAAGTGGCTAGAAAAAGAGTACCAAAGGCACCCTGATTATCATTTTGAGTGA
- the LOC126688656 gene encoding uncharacterized protein LOC126688656 isoform X2, with protein MDLLRDSSDSQHQDADFDLSDDIVLAAYLAGCACLAYVDTYMTKVPLHTNIQTGFEWVQYILTGHDKKCQRNFRMSSYVFRQLCNTLRQYGYYGTRNVCLEESLAMTLMVLGHAGGNRMVQERFQRSGETVHRHVKTVVTLLATVMAPDIIQPTDRTFRDVPEHIQHSHRYWPHFKDCIGAIDGVHVPVVVGENEQLPYYSRKGTTTTNCMCACDFDMKFTFACVGWEGSAHDTRIFSSCLNDDSNNFPKAPLGKYYLVDSGYPMRRGFLAPYKGERYHIGEFRPSEVLHRPEERFNYLHSSLRSVIERTFGVWKNKWEILRHMPPFKMRTQNLIIVATMVLHNFVRAHEINNDDSCSRSIGGISFGNERGYYDVVAEAVSVLDEPEMKQVRMDITASICADDD; from the exons ATGGATTTGCTAAGAGACTCATCTGATTCCCAGCACCA GGACGCAGACTTCGACCTGAGTGATGACATTGTCCTCGCAGCATATCTAGCTGGGTGTGCATGTCTAGCTTACGTGGATACCTACATGACCAAagtaccattgcatactaataTACAAACAGGCTTCGAATGGGTACAGTATATTTTAACTGGACATGATAAGAAATGTCAAAGAAATTTTAGAATGTCAAGCTATGTGTTTAGACAATTGTGTAATACACTGCGTCAGTATGGATATTACGGTACCAGAAATGTTTGCTTGGAAGAGTCTCTGGCAATGACATTGATGGTACTTGGTCATGCTGGGGGTAACAGAATGGTACAGGAAAGATTTCAGCGCTCCGGTGAGACAGTGCATCGACACGTGAAGACAGTAGTTACATTGTTAGCCACCGTTATGGCACCAGACATTATCCAGCCTACTGATCGTACATTTCGAGATGTGCCAGAACATATTCAACATTCACATCGATATTGGCCACATTTCAAG GATTGCATTGGTGCAATTGATGGGGTCCATGTCCCCGTCGTCGTTGGTGAGAATGAGCAGCTCCCATACTATAGCAGGAAGGGGACCACCACAACAAATTGCATGTGCGCATGTGACTTTGACATGAAGTTCACATTTGCATGCGTTGGATGGGAAGGGTCAGCGCATGACACGAGGATTTTTTCAAGCTGCCTCAATGATGACAGTAACAACTTTCCAAAAGCTCCACTTG GAAAGTATTATCTGGTTGATTCAGGATACCCTATGAGAAGAGGGTTCCTTGCACCATATAAAGGGGAGAGGTACCACATTGGAGAATTTCGACCTTCTGAAGTGTTGCATCGTCCAGAGGAGAGATTTAATTATCTCCATTCATCACTCCGTTCGGTCATAGAACGAACTTTTGGAGTTTGGAAGAATAAATGGGAAATTTTGAGACATATGCCACCCTTTAAGATGCGCACTCAAAACTTGATCATTGTTGCTACAATGGTTCTTCACAATTTCGTTAGAGCACATGAGATAAACAATGACGATTCATGTTCCAGATCTATAGGGGGCATATCATTTGGTAATGAGAGAGGTTATTATGATGTCGTGGCAGAAGCAGTCTCAGTCTTGGATGAACCTGAGATGAAACAGGTTCGTATGGATATCACAGCATCGATATGTGCGGACGATGACTGA
- the LOC126688660 gene encoding protein BPS1, chloroplastic-like isoform X2: protein MFEGKVLGNDLVEEERELSKSSTNKGVAINLFARRLVTSCHGIPLGGIGVFASAFSGFRRKLFDLNVDDKYLWAQALTGLQTSINSEIRNLYSTGRFTVLKELEAVNTSVKKLYPMIQDGVDFQRD from the exons ATGTTTGAGGGGAAGGTGTTGGGAAATGATCTCGTTGAAGAAGAGAGGGAACTTTCTAAGTCTTCAACTAATAAG GGGGTTGCTATCAATCTATTTGCTAGACGCCTTGTAACTTCTTGTCATGGCATTCCCTTAGGTGGTATAGG TGTCTTTGCTTCAGCCTTCTCCGGTTTTCGAAGAAAGTTGTTTGATTTGAATGTTGATGACAAATATTTGTGGGCACAAGCTTTGACCGGTTTGCAAACTAGCATTAATAGCGAAATTAGAAATTTATATTCAACTGGAAGATTTACAGTTTTGAAAGAGCTCGAAGCAGTTAATACAAGTGTAAAGAAATTGTATCCCATGATCCAAGATGGTGTGGACTTTCAGAGGGACTAG